From one Eptesicus fuscus isolate TK198812 chromosome 21, DD_ASM_mEF_20220401, whole genome shotgun sequence genomic stretch:
- the LOC103301450 gene encoding LOW QUALITY PROTEIN: zinc finger protein 233 (The sequence of the model RefSeq protein was modified relative to this genomic sequence to represent the inferred CDS: inserted 2 bases in 1 codon; deleted 1 base in 1 codon; substituted 1 base at 1 genomic stop codon), whose product MAKFQEAVTFKDVAVVFTEEELGLLDPSQRKLYRDVMLENFRNLVSVGHWNQNEIETLQEVGLRYLFHEDIVCWQIWEQLINKLTRNQDLIKNLQGKMSDLPKQDDSSFHLWAGESTQVSEDENCAIKFPGKVKSSNSIKSQEFPIKTNMNFWKKMYLRESQNYQNRCQQIDGRCKLYKCDRCVMRRTSHDHDDDQEVQKGVKSCSHKNCGKDFMNKSFHPSVINSGKQTSDENRKGLGPSLEVHQQLHQGAKPHICSECGEGVSYSSMLCSQQSIPIEEKCNRNDECGEDFSQNSHLQIHQRVNTGEKPYKCGVCGKGLSRSSYLQAHERVHTGDTPYKCAVCSKCFSRSSQLQVHQRVHTGEKPYNCAVCGKSFSHTSTLQSHQRTHTGEKPYKCAVCGKGFSQSSLLQDHQRVHTGDALYKCAVCGKSFSRSAHLQAHQRVHTGEKPYKCSVCDKSFSRSSNLQVHQRVHTGEKPYQCGMCGNSFSWNSQLQYHQRVHTGEKTYKCDECGKGFMWSSCLHVHQRIHTGEKPFNCTVCGKSFSRISSLQAHQRIHTREKPYKCAVCGKSFSWSSHLQDHERVHTGEKPYKCAVCGKSFRRSSHLQAHQRVHRGDKSYKCXLCGKSFSWRLHLQDHEQVHTAKKSYXCEECGKGFMKSSYLHVHQRIYTGAKPYKCVWKIFSQISSLQVHQQVHTGKKPWKCETCGQGFSCTSGLQEHQQVHNGNKSCKCAVCGTGISQTSSLQVHHPI is encoded by the exons ATGGCCAAGTTCCAG GAGGCGGTGACGTTCAAGGACGTGGCTGTGGTCTTCACGGAAGAGGAGCTGGGGCTGCTGGACCCGTCCCAGAGGAAGCTGTACCGAgacgtgatgctggagaacttccGGAACCTGGTCTCAGTGG GACACTGGAATCAAAATGAGATAGAAACTCTTCAAGAAGTTGGGTTAAGGTATCTTTTCCATGAAGACATTGTGTGCTGGCAAATATGGGAACAGCTTATAAATAAGTTAACCAGAAATCAAGACTTGATAAAAAATCTGCAAGGCAAGATGTCTGATTTGCCCAAACAAGATGATTCCTCCTTTCATTTGTGGGCTGGAGAATCTACTCAAGTTTCTGAAGATGAGAACTGTGCAATAAAGTTTCCAGGGAAAGTTAAAAGTTCTAATAGTATAAAAAGTCAGGAGTTTCCAATTAAGACCAACATGaatttctggaagaaaatgtaTCTCAGAGAGTCACAGAATTATCAGAATAGGTGTCAGCAGATTGATGGAAGATGTAAACTGTACAAGTGTGATCGTTGTGTTATGAGAAGGACCTCTCATGACCACGATGATGATCAGGAAGTACAGAAAGGCGTGAAGTCTTGTAGCCACAAGAATTGTGGAAAAGACTTCATGAACAAATCATTCCATCCTAGTGTAATCAACTCAGGCAAGCAAACCTCTGATGAGAATAGAAAAGGCCTTGGGCCCAGTCTTGAAGTTCATCAGCAGTTGCACCAAGGAGCAAAACCCCATATTTGTAGTGAGTGTGGGGAGGGTGTCAGTTATAGTTCAATGCTTTGCTCTCAGCAAAGTATTCCCATAGAAGAGAAATGCAATAGGAATGATGAGTGTGGTGAGGACTTCAGTCAAAACTCACATTTGCAAATTCATCAGAGAGTCAACACGGGAGAGAAACCCTACAAATGTGGCGTTTGTGGGAAGGGCTTAAGTCGGAGTTCATATCTTCAAGCCCATGAGCGAGTCCACACAGGAGACACACCCTACAAATGTGCTGTGTGTAGTAAGTGCTTCAGTCGGAGTTCACAACTTCAAGTCCATCAGCGAgtacacactggagagaaaccctacaaTTGTGCTGTGTGTGGTAAGAGCTTCAGTCATACCTCAACTCTTCAATCTCATCAACGAacccacacaggagagaaaccctacaaATGTGCTGTGTGTGGGAAGGGCTTCAGTCAGAGTTCACTTCTTCAAGATCATCAGCGAGTCCACACAGGAGACGCACTGTACAAATGTGCTGTGTGTGGGAAGAGCTTCAGTCGGAGTGCACATCTTCAAGCCCATCAGcgagtccacactggagagaaaccctacaaATGTTCTGTGTGTGATAAGAGCTTCAGTCGGAGTTCAAATCTTCAAGTTCACCAGcgagtccacactggagagaaaccctaccAATGTGGTATGTGTGGGAATAGCTTCAGTTGGAACTCACAACTTCAGTACCATCAGCGTGTGCACACTGGCGAGAAAACCTACAAATGTGATGAGTGTGGGAAAGGCTTCATGTGGAGCTCGTGTCTTCATGTTCACCAGAGGatccacacaggagagaaacccttcAATTGTACTGTGTGTGGGAAGAGCTTCAGTCGAATCTCAAGTCTCCAAGCTCATCAGCGTATCCACACTAGGGAGAAACCCTACAAATGTGCTGTGTGTGGGAAGAGCTTCAGTTGGAGTTCACATCTTCAAGACCATGAGCGAgtccacacaggagagaaaccctacaaATGTGCTGTGTGTGGGAAGAGCTTCAGACGGAGTTCACATCTTCAAGCCCATCAGCGAGTCCATAGAGGAGACAAATCCTACAAATG GCTGTGTGGAAAGAGCTTCAGTTGGAGGTTACATCTTCAAGACCATGAGCAAGTCCACACTGCCAAGAAGTCCTACTGATGTGAAGAGTGTGGGAAAGGCTTTATGAAGAGCTCGTATCTTCATGTTCATCAGAGGATCTACACAGGAGCAAAACCCTACAAATGTGTGTGGAAGATCTTCAGTCAGATCTCAAGTCTTCAAGTTCATCAGCAAGTTCACACTGGGAAGAAGCCATGGAAATGTGAGACGTGTGGT CAGGGCTTTAGTTGCACTTCAGGTCTTCAGGAACATCAACAAGTGCACAATGGAAACAAATCCTGCAAATGTGCTGTGTGTGGGACAGGCATCAGTCAGACCTCAAGTCTTCAGgttcatcatcctatctaa